AGCTGCCGGGCGTGGGCAAAAAAACCGCCGAGCGCCTGGTGGTCGAGATGAAAGACCGCTTCAAAGGGCTGAACGGCGATCTGTTCAACAACAGCAGCGAGATCAGCCTGCCGGCCGCCGCCGACAAAACGCCGGAAGCGGACGCAGAAGCCGAAGCTGTCTCGGCGCTGGTGGCGCTGGGCTATAAGCCGCAGGAAGCCAGCCGCATGGTCAGCAAGATTGCCAAGCCGGGCGCCGACTGCGAAACCCTGATCCGCGACGCGCTGCGCGCCGCCCTGTAAGGCCGAAAAGGGGTAGATAATGATTGAAGCCGATCGCCTGATTTCCGCCGAACCGATCAACGAAGAGGAGATCCTCGATCGCGCCATTCGTCCCAAGCTGCTGACCGAATACGTCGGCCAGCCGCACGTGCGCGAGCAGATGGAGATCTTCATTCAGGCGGCCAAGCAGCGCGGCGACGCGCTCGACCATTTACTGATCTTTGGCCCGCCGGGGCTGGGGAAAACCACCCTGGCCAACATCGTGGCCAACGAAATGGGCGTAAATTTGCGCACCACTTCTGGCCCGGTGTTAGAGAAGGCGGGCGATTTGGCGGCGATGCTGACCAACCTCGAACCGCACGACGTGTTGTTCATCGACGAAATTCACCGTTTGTCACCGGTGGTGGAAGAAGTATTGTATCCGGCGATGGAAGACTACCAGCTGGATATCATGATCGGCGAAGGGCCGGCGGCGCGTTCGATTAAGCTCGATCTGCCGCCGTTTACCCTGGTGGGTGCCACCACCCGCGCCGGTTCGCTGACCTCACCGCTGCGCGATCGCTTCGGCATTGTCCAGCGGCTGGAGTTTTATCAGGTGGCGGATCTGCAGCACATCGTCTCGCGCAGCGCCGGGTGCCTGGGGCTGGAGCTGTCCGACGAGGGCTCCCATGAAGTGGCCCGCCGCGCGCGCGGCACGCCGCGTATCGCCAACCGCCTGTTGCGCCGGGTGCGCGATTTCGCTGAAGTGCGCGCCAACGGCGTGATCAGCGGTTCGGTAGCGGCGCAGGCGCTTGATATGCTCAACGTCGATGCCGAAGGCTTTGACTATATGGATCGTAAACTGCTGCTGGCGATTATCGACAAGTTTACCGGCGGCCCAGTCGGGTTGGATAACCTGGCGGCGGCGATCGGTGAAGAGCGCGAAACCATCGAAGACGTGATTGAACCGTTTCTGATCCAGCAGGGCTTTATCCAGCGCACGCCGCGCGGCCGTCTGGCGACGCAGCACGCCTACCGGCACTTTGGT
Above is a window of Serratia nematodiphila DZ0503SBS1 DNA encoding:
- the ruvB gene encoding Holliday junction branch migration DNA helicase RuvB produces the protein MIEADRLISAEPINEEEILDRAIRPKLLTEYVGQPHVREQMEIFIQAAKQRGDALDHLLIFGPPGLGKTTLANIVANEMGVNLRTTSGPVLEKAGDLAAMLTNLEPHDVLFIDEIHRLSPVVEEVLYPAMEDYQLDIMIGEGPAARSIKLDLPPFTLVGATTRAGSLTSPLRDRFGIVQRLEFYQVADLQHIVSRSAGCLGLELSDEGSHEVARRARGTPRIANRLLRRVRDFAEVRANGVISGSVAAQALDMLNVDAEGFDYMDRKLLLAIIDKFTGGPVGLDNLAAAIGEERETIEDVIEPFLIQQGFIQRTPRGRLATQHAYRHFGLEREE